From a region of the Ficedula albicollis isolate OC2 chromosome 1A, FicAlb1.5, whole genome shotgun sequence genome:
- the BBS10 gene encoding Bardet-Biedl syndrome 10 protein, which produces MCRRCAPAAAARPQVLRLLGRRFAELHAAVPGLPLASSRLLPGIVLRRDFAVYCPTDGQLRALLVTEPLRPALTAPGVEFVVDSEGQYQASLRWITDRTEALMKRLQSNDVKLLLSSVKQEEVVIYYAKLYGVSVVECLSAEEVALIREITGVSPYTPFGDNMDREITETAVVTFCQPLLLVSKRCVHIGFSSVCAFQPHCLILCGPVDGVNEQHAAAVQEAFTMLQQLFKTVHQREEWKAEGESQSKALDVCTLHSSATQKQLVIENTCNSNQVSECQLKALGDETEREVLDPDKSDLLVHNQKNHSTPALVACNTDTVTACECLGIDRDPEKTCCHTFPFKLEESCAGIAQDYANCLIQAGSVLPVGGYFEILLHYYIQDYAKQCQQSEVVIVSNIVADALLSIPKALYQTAERDGFTKFYLETINLLQKNQPLPVNDEGLESVYCKYQLVISVLHCVTELLSIDLVIGIKRPLQKIEDHDSEDDS; this is translated from the coding sequence ATGTGCCGCCGCTGCGCCCCGGCCGCCGCCGCCCGCCCGCAGGTGCTGCGGCTCCTCGGCCGAAGGTTCGCGGAGCTGCACGCCGCCGTGCCCGGCCTGCCCCTGGCGAGCTCCAGGCTCCTGCCCGGCATCGTCCTCCGCAGGGACTTCGCTGTCTACTGCCCGACGGACGGGCAGCTGCGGGCCCTGCTCGTCACCGAGCCCCTGCGGCCCGCCCTGACGGCCCCCGGCGTCGAGTTTGTCGTAGACTCCGAAGGTCAGTATCAGGCTTCCCTGCGCTGGATCACCGACAGGACAGAAGCCTTAATGAAACGCTTGCAGAGTAACGACGTGAAGCTGTTACTGTCGAGTGTGAAGCAAGAAGAAGTAGTTATCTACTATGCCAAATTATACGGTGTGTCTGTGGTAGAGTGCTTATCGGCAGAAGAAGTGGCCCTTATCAGGGAAATCACCGGTGTCTCCCCTTACACACCTTTCGGTGATAACATGGACAGAGAAATAACCGAAACTGCGGTGGTAACGTTttgccagcccctgctgctcgTCTCCAAGAGATGCGTCCACATTGGCTTCAGCAGTGTGTGTGccttccagccccactgcctgATCCTTTGTGGGCCGGTGGATGGTGTTAATGAGCAGCACGCTGCTGCTGTACAAGAGGCGTTCAcaatgctgcagcagctgtttaaAACAGTTCATCAGAGGGAGGAATGGAAAGCAGAAGGTGAAAGCCAGAGCAAAGCCTTAGATGTTTGCACTTTGCATTCTTCAGCTACTCAGAAACAACTGGTAATAGAAAATACTTGTAATAGTAACCAGGTTTCTGAATGTCAGTTGAAAGCACTTGGTGatgaaacagagagagaagttTTAGACCCTGATAAAAGTGATCTGCTGGTCCACAATCAAAAGAACCACAGCACTCCTGCGTTAGTGGCGTGTAACACTGATACAGTCACTGCATGTGAGTGCCTGGGTATTGACAGAGATCCAGAGAAAACGTGTTGCCATACATTTCCATTTAAACTGGAGGAGAGTTGTGCAGGTATTGCACAAGATTATGCCAACTGCCTCATACAAGCAGGATCAGTTTTGCCGGTAGGAGGTTACTTTGAAATCCTGTTACATTATTATATTCAGGACTATGCAAAGCAGTGTCAGCAGTCAGAGGTAGTCATTGTATCTAACATCGTTGCTGATGCTTTGCTAAGTATTCCCAAGGCCTTGTACCAGACAGCAGAACGAGATGGCTTTACCAAATTCTATCTTGAAACCATTAATCTACTCCAAAAAAATCAGCCACTGCCTGTAAACGATGAAGGCTTAGAGTCAGTGTATTGCAAATACCAGTTAGTCATTTCAGTTCTTCATTGTGTTACAGAGCTTCTCTCCATAGACTTAGTAATTGGTATTAAGCGGCCACTCCAGAAAATTGAGGATCATGACTCAGAAGATGACTCTTGA